In Streptomyces sp. NBC_00414, a single window of DNA contains:
- a CDS encoding substrate-binding and vWA domain-containing protein, which translates to MTAGCTSAVEEPSASNNEPEPGTLRVLASSELVDMKSVLDQVHKDTGITVRPTYMGTLDAVDLLAKGRAKGVYDAIWLSSNDYLRLTPAAAKQVVSQTPVMSSPLAIGVKNATVRKLGWKPQDVTWADIEKAVRDDGLTYGMTDPSRSNSGFSTLISVASGLSDAQSALTDADVEEATPRLTEFFKGQKLTSGSSGWLAQAYDRRGDVDALLNYESVLKSRKDLTVIRPRDGVVTADYPLSSLASTSQEVRDDVRRLTEALRTPATQRLITDRTLRRPVVPSVPLAAGLDSSRRRELPFPGGRSVADGLLDSYENKLRRPSRTVYVLDTSGSMREDGRLGRLKKALTDLTGDFREREEVTLMPFGSAVKSVRTHVVRPGDPRSGLDAIRRDTEALTAEGDTAIYTSLQKAYEHLGADDDTFTSVVLMTDGENTEGAGPAEFDGFYGRLSGDERRIPVFPILFGDSDRGELEHIADLTGGRLFDARKGSLDGAFEEIRGYQ; encoded by the coding sequence GTGACAGCCGGATGCACGTCGGCCGTGGAAGAGCCGAGCGCTTCGAACAACGAGCCGGAACCCGGCACCCTCCGCGTACTCGCCTCCAGCGAACTCGTCGACATGAAGAGCGTCCTGGACCAGGTCCACAAGGACACCGGCATCACGGTCCGGCCCACCTACATGGGCACACTCGACGCGGTCGACCTCCTGGCGAAGGGCAGGGCGAAGGGCGTGTACGACGCGATCTGGCTGTCCTCCAACGACTACCTGCGTCTCACTCCCGCCGCAGCGAAGCAGGTCGTGTCCCAGACCCCGGTGATGTCCAGCCCGCTGGCCATCGGGGTGAAGAACGCCACCGTACGGAAGCTCGGCTGGAAGCCGCAGGACGTCACCTGGGCCGACATCGAGAAGGCGGTGCGCGACGACGGGCTGACCTACGGCATGACCGACCCGTCCCGCTCCAACTCGGGTTTCTCCACCCTCATATCGGTGGCCTCGGGTCTCTCCGACGCCCAGTCGGCGCTGACGGACGCGGATGTGGAGGAGGCGACGCCCCGGCTGACGGAGTTCTTCAAGGGGCAGAAGCTGACGTCCGGGTCCTCGGGCTGGCTGGCCCAGGCGTACGACCGGCGCGGTGACGTCGACGCGCTGCTCAACTACGAGTCGGTGCTGAAGTCGAGGAAGGACCTGACGGTGATCCGCCCGCGCGACGGCGTCGTCACCGCCGACTATCCGCTGTCCTCGCTCGCGTCCACCAGTCAGGAGGTCCGTGACGACGTCCGCCGGCTCACCGAGGCCCTGCGTACCCCGGCGACCCAGCGGCTGATCACCGACCGGACGCTGCGCCGGCCCGTCGTGCCCTCCGTGCCGCTCGCGGCGGGGCTCGACAGTTCCCGGCGGCGCGAACTGCCGTTCCCGGGCGGCCGTTCCGTCGCCGACGGGCTCCTCGACTCCTACGAGAACAAGCTGCGCCGCCCCTCCCGGACCGTGTACGTGCTCGACACCTCGGGCTCGATGCGTGAGGACGGGCGGCTCGGCCGGCTGAAGAAGGCGCTCACCGACCTCACCGGCGACTTCCGCGAACGCGAGGAGGTGACGCTCATGCCGTTCGGCTCGGCCGTCAAGAGCGTACGCACGCATGTGGTGCGGCCCGGGGACCCGCGTTCGGGGCTCGACGCGATCCGGCGTGACACCGAGGCGCTCACCGCGGAGGGCGACACGGCGATCTACACGTCGCTGCAGAAGGCGTACGAGCATCTGGGGGCCGACGACGACACGTTCACGTCGGTCGTGCTGATGACGGACGGCGAGAACACGGAGGGCGCCGGCCCGGCGGAGTTCGACGGGTTCTACGGCCGGCTGTCCGGGGACGAGCGGCGGATCCCCGTCTTCCCGATCCTCTTCGGCGACTCCGACCGCGGCGAGCTGGAACACATCGCCGACCTGACCGGCGGCCGTCTCTTCGACGCCCGGAAGGGCTCGCTCGACGGCGCCTTCGAGGAGATCCGTGGCTACCAATAA
- a CDS encoding toxic anion resistance protein — protein sequence MGNTEDTFTLTPPEAVAAVPKEKAGGLVPVDDSVRTDMARKAAEYVDGLAALDARSPQFAGKIGEIVALGSGEMRGAAAQSNRMLERTVRALPANGEDAQSRVSSSLVELRRTVQDLDPRELPGGRARKLLSRLPGGNKLRDHVAKYASAQGTLNKIVGSLRGGQDELRRDNAALQTERVRLWDSMGKLQEYVVLTEALDAAVEGHIGGVEALDPAQADTLRADVLFPVRQKHQDLLTQLAVCAQGYLAMDVVRRNNEELIKGVDRAATTTVSALRISVMLASALDTQRKVVEQVNALRGTTEDLIRGNAEMLATQSGEIQRIAADPAVGAETLRSAFQQIYQTLDTIDTYKAQATETMAATVESLTAELQHATTYLERSRSQGALEGGLG from the coding sequence GTGGGCAACACCGAGGACACCTTCACTCTCACTCCTCCGGAGGCCGTCGCGGCCGTGCCGAAGGAGAAGGCCGGCGGGCTCGTGCCGGTCGACGATTCCGTACGTACGGACATGGCGCGCAAGGCCGCCGAGTACGTCGACGGGCTCGCCGCGCTCGACGCCCGCTCCCCCCAGTTCGCCGGGAAGATCGGCGAGATCGTCGCACTCGGCTCGGGCGAGATGCGCGGGGCCGCCGCCCAGTCGAACCGCATGCTGGAGCGTACGGTCCGCGCCCTTCCCGCGAACGGCGAGGACGCCCAGTCGCGCGTCTCGTCCTCGCTCGTCGAACTCCGGCGCACCGTGCAGGATCTGGACCCGCGCGAGCTGCCCGGCGGCAGGGCACGCAAGCTGCTGTCCCGGCTGCCGGGCGGCAACAAACTCCGTGACCATGTGGCCAAGTACGCCTCCGCGCAGGGCACGTTGAACAAGATCGTGGGCTCGCTGCGCGGCGGCCAGGACGAACTGCGGCGCGACAACGCGGCCCTGCAGACCGAGCGTGTCCGTCTGTGGGACTCGATGGGCAAACTCCAGGAGTACGTCGTCCTGACCGAGGCCCTGGACGCGGCCGTCGAGGGCCACATCGGTGGGGTGGAGGCGCTGGATCCCGCGCAGGCGGACACCCTGCGCGCCGACGTTCTCTTCCCCGTACGGCAGAAGCACCAGGACCTGCTCACCCAGCTCGCGGTGTGCGCCCAGGGCTATCTGGCCATGGACGTGGTCCGCCGCAACAACGAGGAGCTGATCAAGGGCGTCGACCGAGCGGCCACCACCACGGTCTCCGCGCTGCGCATCTCGGTCATGCTCGCCTCCGCCCTGGACACCCAGCGCAAGGTCGTCGAGCAGGTCAACGCGCTGCGCGGCACGACGGAGGACCTCATCCGCGGCAACGCGGAGATGCTCGCCACCCAGAGCGGCGAGATCCAGCGCATCGCGGCCGACCCCGCCGTGGGGGCGGAGACCCTCCGCTCGGCCTTCCAGCAGATCTACCAGACCCTCGACACCATCGACACGTACAAGGCCCAGGCCACGGAAACGATGGCCGCGACGGTGGAGTCCCTGACCGCGGAACTCCAGCACGCCACGACGTACTTGGAACGCAGCCGCTCCCAGGGCGCCTTGGAAGGGGGGCTTGGGTGA
- a CDS encoding SCO4983 family protein → MYEPIRTKSVHTMAGTADFPHRSREEELDIQLAGHLAALLAVTDELRGLEPSAELDVAAQRLAEQVTRLRGGLAPARAAVAATGRGPLPAALHQRAHALAGRALVVAASRADTAGAILAAERMDVHAAALAAPASALTAL, encoded by the coding sequence ATGTACGAACCGATCCGCACCAAGTCGGTCCACACGATGGCCGGCACCGCCGACTTCCCCCACCGGTCGCGCGAGGAGGAGCTGGACATCCAGCTCGCCGGTCATCTGGCGGCCCTGCTCGCGGTCACGGACGAGCTCCGTGGCCTCGAACCGTCTGCCGAGCTCGATGTCGCCGCGCAGCGGCTGGCCGAGCAGGTGACCCGGCTGCGCGGCGGGCTTGCGCCGGCCCGCGCGGCGGTCGCCGCCACCGGTCGCGGGCCGCTGCCCGCCGCTCTGCATCAGCGGGCGCACGCCCTTGCGGGGCGCGCTCTCGTCGTCGCGGCGTCCCGGGCGGACACCGCGGGCGCGATCCTGGCCGCCGAGCGCATGGATGTGCACGCGGCGGCCTTGGCGGCGCCGGCGTCAGCCCTCACCGCCCTCTGA
- a CDS encoding Mut7-C RNAse domain-containing protein: MNGPEIHVEFAPGLRVFVPHGRRAGATPVATDGSSTLGHVVESLGVPLTEVGELVVNGRTVAVSHLPAAADSVEVRAAERPQPVPGAPLRFLLDVHLGTLARRLRLLGVDAAYESLDIGDPALAARSAAERRVLLSRDRGLLRRRELWAGAFVYSTRPDEQLRDVLGRFAPELRPWSRCTACNGLLAAASKDEVAEQLEGGTRRSYDVFARCGECGRAYWRGAHHEQLEAIVGRAVAEFGAG, translated from the coding sequence GTGAACGGACCGGAGATCCACGTCGAATTCGCCCCAGGACTACGGGTGTTCGTCCCGCACGGACGCCGGGCGGGGGCCACGCCCGTCGCCACCGACGGCTCGTCCACGCTGGGCCATGTCGTCGAGTCGCTCGGCGTTCCGCTGACCGAGGTCGGCGAACTCGTGGTGAACGGCCGCACGGTGGCCGTCTCGCATCTGCCGGCGGCGGCGGACTCCGTCGAGGTACGAGCGGCAGAGCGCCCCCAGCCGGTCCCGGGCGCCCCTTTGCGTTTCCTGCTCGACGTCCACCTCGGCACGCTGGCGCGCCGACTCCGACTGCTCGGTGTCGACGCCGCCTACGAGTCGCTGGACATCGGCGATCCCGCGCTCGCGGCGAGGTCGGCGGCCGAGCGGCGGGTCCTGCTGAGCCGGGACCGGGGGCTGCTCAGGCGCCGGGAGCTGTGGGCCGGGGCGTTCGTCTACAGCACCCGGCCCGACGAGCAACTACGGGACGTACTGGGCCGGTTCGCGCCCGAACTCCGGCCGTGGAGCCGGTGCACCGCGTGCAACGGACTGTTGGCGGCGGCCTCCAAGGACGAGGTCGCCGAGCAGCTCGAAGGGGGGACGCGACGTTCGTACGACGTGTTCGCGCGGTGCGGGGAGTGCGGGCGGGCGTACTGGCGCGGGGCGCACCATGAGCAGCTGGAGGCGATCGTGGGACGGGCGGTCGCGGAGTTCGGCGCCGGGTGA
- a CDS encoding TetR/AcrR family transcriptional regulator: MTAARTPTPAPHAQLGLRERKKIKTRTAIRDATYRLIEDQGYDATTIEQIAELAEVSPSTVFRYFPTKEDIVLTDEFDPLLVEDLRARPADEPWLESLRHVFRKSIAFGTSEEPEVTRLRTRLMVEVPSVRSRMMESMSVTGHLLCQVIGERTGRAPDSFEVRVFAMSLVGGLMEVTLYWAEHRHEDDLGDLVERALNVLQHGLAPGKP, from the coding sequence ATGACGGCCGCACGTACTCCGACTCCCGCCCCCCACGCCCAGCTGGGACTTCGTGAGCGCAAGAAGATCAAGACGCGCACGGCCATCCGTGACGCGACGTACCGGCTGATCGAGGACCAGGGGTACGACGCGACGACGATCGAGCAGATCGCCGAGCTGGCCGAGGTGTCGCCGTCCACGGTCTTCCGCTACTTCCCGACCAAGGAGGACATCGTCCTCACGGACGAGTTCGACCCGCTCCTGGTGGAGGACCTGCGGGCCCGTCCGGCGGACGAACCGTGGCTCGAATCCCTCAGGCACGTGTTCCGGAAGTCCATCGCCTTCGGCACCTCGGAAGAACCCGAGGTGACCCGGCTGCGGACCCGGCTGATGGTCGAGGTGCCCTCCGTGCGTTCACGGATGATGGAGAGCATGTCCGTCACCGGGCATCTGCTCTGCCAGGTCATCGGCGAACGCACCGGCCGGGCACCCGACAGCTTCGAGGTGCGCGTCTTCGCGATGTCCCTCGTCGGCGGTCTGATGGAGGTGACCCTGTACTGGGCCGAGCACCGGCACGAGGACGACCTCGGTGACCTCGTCGAGCGGGCCCTGAACGTCCTGCAGCACGGGCTCGCTCCGGGGAAACCCTGA
- a CDS encoding pyridoxal phosphate-dependent aminotransferase, producing the protein MQVIQSTKLANVCYEIRGPVLEEAMRLEAAGHRILKLNTGNPAAFGFECPPEILEDILRNVSSAHGYGDAKGLLAARRAVVMHNQTLGIETDVEHVFIGNGVSELIVMAMQGLLDDGDEVLVPAPDYPLWTAAVSLSGGTAVHYRCDEQSAWMPDLADVERKVTDRTKAIVIINPNNPTGAVYDEAMLRGLTDIARRHNLLVCSDEIYDKILYDEAVHTPTAKVAPDLLTLTFNGMSKAYRVAGYRVGWMAISGPRAHADSYIEGLTILANMRLCANMPGQHGVVAALSGRQTINDLVLPGGRLREQRDVAHKLLTDIPGVTCVKPKGALYLFPRLDPKVFKIKDDRRMVLDLLRTEKIMVVQGTGFNWPEQDHFRVVTLPTTRDLTDAVTRIGNFLEKYAQN; encoded by the coding sequence ATGCAGGTGATCCAGTCGACCAAGCTCGCCAACGTCTGTTACGAGATCCGGGGCCCGGTGCTTGAGGAGGCGATGCGGCTGGAAGCGGCCGGCCATCGCATCCTCAAGCTGAACACCGGAAACCCGGCAGCCTTCGGCTTCGAGTGCCCGCCGGAGATCCTGGAGGACATCCTCCGCAACGTCTCGTCGGCGCACGGCTACGGAGACGCGAAGGGCCTGCTCGCGGCACGCCGCGCCGTGGTCATGCACAACCAGACGCTGGGCATAGAGACGGACGTCGAGCACGTCTTCATCGGCAACGGCGTGTCCGAGCTGATCGTGATGGCGATGCAGGGCCTGCTGGACGACGGCGACGAGGTCCTCGTACCGGCGCCGGACTACCCCCTGTGGACAGCCGCCGTCTCCCTCTCCGGCGGCACCGCCGTGCACTACCGCTGCGACGAGCAGTCCGCCTGGATGCCCGATCTCGCCGACGTGGAGCGGAAGGTCACCGACCGCACCAAGGCGATCGTGATCATCAACCCGAACAACCCGACGGGTGCCGTGTACGACGAGGCGATGCTGCGGGGGCTCACCGACATCGCCCGCCGCCACAACCTGCTGGTCTGCTCGGACGAGATCTACGACAAGATCCTGTACGACGAGGCCGTGCACACCCCCACCGCCAAGGTCGCCCCCGACCTGCTCACCCTCACCTTCAACGGGATGTCGAAGGCGTACCGCGTGGCCGGGTACCGGGTGGGATGGATGGCGATCTCCGGGCCGCGGGCGCACGCCGACTCGTACATCGAGGGGCTGACGATCCTCGCCAATATGCGGCTCTGCGCGAACATGCCCGGTCAGCACGGTGTCGTCGCCGCCCTCAGCGGCCGGCAGACCATCAACGATCTCGTGCTGCCCGGCGGGCGGCTGCGCGAGCAGCGGGACGTGGCGCACAAGCTGCTGACCGACATCCCGGGCGTGACCTGCGTGAAGCCCAAGGGCGCGCTCTACCTCTTCCCGCGCCTCGACCCGAAGGTCTTCAAGATCAAGGACGACCGGCGGATGGTGCTGGACCTGCTGCGCACCGAGAAGATCATGGTGGTGCAGGGGACGGGCTTCAACTGGCCGGAACAGGACCACTTCCGGGTCGTCACCCTGCCCACGACAAGGGACCTGACGGACGCGGTGACACGGATCGGGAACTTCCTGGAGAAGTACGCCCAGAACTGA
- a CDS encoding S1 family peptidase yields the protein MKKPLLAALGALMITGTGLAAPAVAATETSTDTKAPAAVQAVNFAGTVSLSNCSGSVVRFPDSEADDPALVMSNGHCLETGFPAAGEVIVDRASSRTFGLLNSAGTRVATLRAGKIAYATMTDTDVSLYQLTTTYGQITSSYGISPLTLNDTHPVAGTAITVVSGYWKRTYACNIDGFAYRLKEGDWTWKDSVRYTSACQTIGGTSGSPVVDNATGNVVAVNNTGNEDGGRCTENNPCEVDENGTVTVRAGINYGQETYQIPACFGVDSKLDLNAAGCTLPKP from the coding sequence ATGAAAAAGCCTCTCCTTGCCGCGCTCGGCGCCCTGATGATCACAGGGACGGGCCTGGCAGCACCGGCGGTGGCCGCCACGGAGACCTCGACCGACACCAAGGCGCCCGCGGCCGTCCAGGCCGTCAACTTCGCCGGCACCGTCTCGCTCAGCAACTGCTCCGGCTCCGTCGTGCGCTTCCCGGACTCGGAGGCCGACGACCCGGCGCTGGTGATGTCCAACGGCCACTGCCTGGAGACCGGATTCCCCGCGGCCGGCGAGGTCATCGTCGACCGGGCCTCCAGCCGCACCTTCGGTCTGCTGAACTCCGCCGGCACCCGCGTCGCCACCCTGCGGGCCGGCAAGATCGCGTACGCCACGATGACCGACACGGACGTCTCGCTCTACCAGCTCACCACCACGTACGGGCAGATCACCAGCTCGTACGGCATCAGCCCGCTGACGCTCAACGACACGCACCCGGTGGCCGGCACCGCCATCACGGTCGTCTCCGGCTACTGGAAGCGCACGTACGCCTGCAACATCGACGGCTTCGCCTACCGCCTCAAGGAGGGCGACTGGACCTGGAAGGACTCGGTCCGCTACACCTCCGCCTGCCAGACCATCGGCGGTACCTCGGGCTCGCCCGTGGTCGACAACGCCACCGGCAACGTCGTCGCCGTCAACAACACCGGCAACGAGGACGGCGGGCGCTGCACCGAGAACAACCCGTGCGAGGTGGACGAGAACGGCACGGTCACCGTCCGCGCGGGCATCAACTACGGGCAGGAGACCTACCAGATACCCGCCTGCTTCGGCGTCGACAGCAAGCTCGACCTGAACGCCGCCGGGTGCACCCTGCCCAAGCCGTAA